The following DNA comes from Methanosarcina vacuolata Z-761.
GCTAGAACCTGCTCTACTCTGACGAGTTTCAATGCCTCTGGAATATCTGCGGGTGACTTTACAGTACTTTTGAACTTCTGGTCAAGTTCACTCCATTTTACTTTTTCAAGTAACAGTCCTCCCAGATATGCACTCAGGACTGAAACATTTATTGAATAGTAATATGCAAAACGGTTCTGGCCATAAATTGTAAGGAATATCAAGAAGCTCCAGACAAGAACCAGTAATTCCTCGGGTTTTGGTTTTCTGAATTGGTTTGCAGCCAGTATAAGCATCCCGAGAAGAGACGCAAAAAATCCCGTAGCAGTAAAATTTAAATAGACTTTTTCCATAGTAAAAGTGCCATATGGTAAGAATATAGACGAAGCTTCTTCTATTGTGGAAGGTCCTCCCTGTTGAATTACGAAAACAGTGTTTGGTGCATGTATAATCAGGGAATACAGTGATGGAGATACGATTTTTGCAATTATAAGCCCGAGAATTCCTGCTACGAGGATTAGAAAAGGGTAATAATAAGCTTTTATTTTCTTTCTTTTGAATTCCCTTTCAATGAAACTCAAAGCCACAAAACCCACCATCGCTCCAAGAGCGGTGACTACATGGAACCAGGAGTAATAGTACAGAGAAAAACCCATATCTGGATGGACAAAGGGGAGGATGAGTATTGTACTTACCAGGCAAGTGACTACACCTGTAAACCCAAGGTAGTCGCTGGACTCATTCCGGAAATTGTCAAGAATATATTGAAATATTGCGTAAACAAGAACGATAAATAAGAAAAGCGAGCCTCCTGGCCAGGAAAGCTGGTACGCTGAATACATGATTCCAGCCATAACTGAGTATATAAGAGGTTCTTTCAGGACATTGAATTTCTTATTGAACACATCTTCAAAATGAAGCTTTTTCTCCTTTGCTGAAATCAAGGCCAGCATGAAAAACATCATGAAGAAAGTGCTGAATAGCGATTCGGCAACATGATGGTCTGCAAAGCCAATCATTGAACGGGATAGAAACTGCCCTGGAGCAAATGCAATCATGATCGCAGCCAGAATCCCAACTTTATGTCCACCAAGGTACTTTCCTATGTAGTAAACCGGAATAACAGTTAGGGCTCCGAGCACGGCAGGGAAATAGGCTCCTATAGTGTTAACCAGTTGAGAACTGGGATTTCCCATTCCAAGAATCAGGGACGTAATAGCCATCATTTGATCAAACAATGGACCAAAATGTATGTAACTCCCATTAGGATAGTTGGTCATGGGATTGAAAAACATCCTGTGGGGGTAATTTTCAAGCAGAACGAAGAGGGTACGCATATGGTACCACGCATCATTGGTCGTGAACTTCACAATTCCGCCAGGAAAAATTACATTGTCTGATGGGATTATTCTAATCCATAGAGACACAAAACCGATTATCGCAACTGTCAGAGTATAAGGCCAGCTGGATTTGATTTTATCCTTTAATGACGATACAGGACGATCCTGAGAATTCATAGTATCCCCTTTATAAATTAAACATTATAAATTACGGTATAATTATGAAAAAGAAAATTAAATAGATTGTATTAATTCTATGTAACAGTTTATAATTCTATCCCATTTCTGATCAGGAGCTTCGTAGTGCTTTCTCTCTCCGAACTGGTTGAGAATAGCTTCTCTGATAGAATCGATATCCGCAGGGGGTACGAAAAAAGTGCCTTCATAGTTAGCCATTGATTCTTTTAAGCCACCTACTTCGGAAACAACAACAGGCTTTCCAAAAGACATGGCGATATGCGCAATTCCACTCTGAGAAGCTCTCAGGTAAGGCAGGACTACTACATCGGCAGCACTGAAATACAGGTTTACTTTCTCGTCAGGAACATATTCGTCTACAAGTGTAATCTTATCATGAAAAGGAGAAGCTTTAATCTGGTCAAGTAATTCCTTGCGGTCTTCCCAGATTTCCCCGACAATCAATAACCGGCTTTTTTCGAGAATTTTAGGGGGCAGTTGTTCGAAGGCCCTGATGAGGTAGGGAGTTCCCTTATATTTTCGAATTAACCCGAAAGAAAGTATAACGAAATCGTCCTTTATCGAGAGATTTCTTCTTGCTTCTTTTATGTCAAGCAATTCTCCGTACTGGTCATAAAGTCCATGTGGGATCACATGAATTTTTTCAGGGGAAATAGAGTATCTTTTTGCAACAAGCTCTTTATCGGACTCGGAATGAGTAATATATGCATCAAGGTTTTTACGCAGCAGTTTTCCTGTTATTTTTGAGTATAACCTGATTGGAAGTATTGATTCTTCAAAAGGATCTACAACTTCATGAAATTCTATAATTATTTTAGGTTTATTCAGAAAACCTGCAAATATCTTTAGCAGAAGCTGCATATGCGCAATCGAGGAAGTCCACCACTGCAAAACTATAATATCCGGTTTTTGTGCCTTAAGAAAGCGGTATGCTTGAATCCAGGTCAGTGGATTGTTATAGTCCATGCCGTTAAAGACAGGTATCCCGGGTGAAAAATTCAGGTCAGAAATATTCTTTCCAACATGGGATTTTCCGGGAAACAGAAAAGTTGGAAGCAACTGCCGAAAGCAAACTACTGAGACGTCTTTTTCCACAGACATGGCATTTGCCAGACGGATAGTGTAATAACTGATACCGCTCAAAAAACGTTTCGAAGGTCCGACTATGCAAACGCTTTTATTAGATGTCATTTGCCTAAACTATCACAGTATCTTTATATTAAACTAATGCATTACTCCACATAGATTCCAGTATAAAAGAGGTTCAGCCTTGAAAATAGCCCAGATATGTCCCCGTTATTCTCCTGACATAGGTGGAGTGGAAACTCATGTCAAAGAAATTAGTGAAAGGCTGGTTAAAGCAGGGCACGATGTGGAGGTTATAACAACCGATCCCACGGGACAATTGAGAAAACAAGAGATAATAAATGGAGTAAGGGTTATAAGGTTCAGATCTTTTGCTCCGGGAAATGCGTACTACTTCGCTCCTCAAATCTATACTTATCTCAAAAAGCACGACTACGATATAATTCATGCCCATAGTTATCATGCTTTTCCTGCATTTTTCGCATCATTAAGCAGGCACAGCGGAAAATTTGTGTTTACGCCGCATTATCACAGGCACGGCCATACCGCATTCCGCGATTTACTGCACAAGCCGTACAGGCTTTTTGGAAAGATTATCTTCTCCAGGGCAGATTCCGTAATATGTGTCTCAGAGTATGAAAAGAAACTTGTAGAATCCGATTTTGAGGTTGCCGCAAAAACCGTAAAGATCCCTAACGGAATAAACCTTACAGAGTTTGAAGGTTTGAGGCAGCCGGAAAAAAGCTTAAACAGGAACGCTGAAAGAGAAAAGATTCTTCTCTATGTGGGCCGCCTGGAAGAATATAAAGGGGTACAGTACATTATTCAGAGTTTGCCTGAACTTCAGGATTTCCGGTTGAGAATCATTGGAAAGGGGCCTTACGAAGCTGAGCTTCGCAATATGGCTAAAAGTTCAGGGGTGGAAGCAAGGGTTGAATGGTTAAAAGATCTGTCAAGAAAAGAACTTCTTGAACGCTATGCAGATGCGGATATATTTTTAATGCTTTCTTCTCATGAAGCATATGGAATAACGGTTGCTGAGGCACTGGCTGCAGAAATTCCCTGTATAGTGGCAAAAGGGAGTGCACTTGAGGAGTTTGTTGACGGAAGAAACTGTATTGGGATTGAGAATCCGGTTTCAAAGGAGAAGGTCGTAAGAGCATTGCAAGATTTAATGGAAAATAAAAGAAGACAAAGTAAGAACGAACAAGAAAAGGTAGACGAGAAAAATTATGGCTTGTATTCGATAATAGACTGGGATGAAGTAACTCAAAAAATAATAACGGTCTATGAGTCAACTTTTAATCAGTAATACCTAACGGAAAGTTTTCCATGAAAGAACAGCTTGTATCCATAATTTTACCGACTTATAACAGGTCTGAATTGATAAAAAGATGCATTAATTCAGTACTGAATCAGACATATACTAATTGGGAGTTAATTATTTCTGATGATGGTTCTAAAGATGAAACTCCTGTTGTTGTTAGAGAATGTACAAAACTCGACCCGCGTATTAAAGCCAAAATAAATGAAGTTAACCACGGAACTCCGAGCAACCGGAATATTGGTTTATCTTTAGCCAAAGGGAGCCTTATTTTCTTCATAGAAGATGACTTAATTCTTTTTCCTGACTGTGTTGAAACCCTGGTAAATACGTACAATTCGCTTGTTTCATCAGGAATTAAAGTCGGAGCAGTGGTTCCAAAGTTACTTGAAGATAACCCGATTTCACACATTAATGCCGACCTTCATAAAAAAGAAGCTACTGAAAAAAAATTGCCCTTTGTTTTTAATAAGTGGACAGGCGAAGTATATAATAATTATACTGAGGACTTTAACGAAGTTCAGGAAACTGTCACGGGTCACGCGTGTTGTTTGTATAATCGGAGCGCCCTGGAAGAAATAGGCGGCTACGAAGAAAAAGCATACAAAGGCACATACAGCAGGGAAGAAACCGACCTGAACTTCAGGCTGCGCAAAGCAGGTTATAAATTCTTTTTTCAACCAAAAGCCGCATCTGAACACCGAAAAATAAAAACAGGTGGGTCAAGGCAGTCAAATGAGTTTAAATTTTATTATTATCACATGCGAAACCATGTTGTATTTTTGATCAGGATTTTTGGGATTAAAGCAATGTATATGGTGCCTTGTTTTATAGCAAACGTTGGGTTCAGGTTGCTTAAAAATTTATACAAAAAACCGTGACTGTAGTATATTCTTACACTAATACAATCAGATCTTACACTAATACAATCAGATTAAACAGCACGACTAATTATAAATAAACAAAAATGGAATAGTGAAGGAAAAATATGAAAACATTATTTTTTCGATTCAATCTCTCACCCGATTCAATCTCCCACTCTGGTTGAGATTTTTTGGGTTGTAGTGCCATTAATATTTCCTTTTTGTGGCCAGAGGCTCAGTTAATATCTAAAAATCTTTAGGGTCAAAACCAGGATAGTTATTTTTGGGAGCTTTTTAAGGATATAAGGTAAGTTATTTGGTCTTATGTGATTTAAACAAAAACCCAAATATTGAATATATAGATTTTTAGGTTTAATCCCGTATTTGTCAATATAAAATTTAGAAATCGTTTCTGCCTCTTTTTCAAGAGTTGTTTTTGAACCTGTTCCAGATGACAGGGAAGAACCACGAACCATAAATTTTGTAAAACTTCTGTTTAGCCGTTTAACATTACATTGATTTCCGACTCTAATAAGATAATCATAATCTGATGCATACCTGTAGGTAAGGTCAAAGTATCCAACTCTCTCCACAACTGTCTTTTTTAAAAAAGTAGAAGGTTGATTGATACAACGACATCCACGGCTTAAGACGAGGAAATCCAGGTCAAATTGAGGTAAGTATGAGGTATATTGGAACTTTCCGTTTTCATCAACGTTATCAATATAACCATATATAACGTCTACATCCTTGTTTTTTCTAAATTCCTCAACAATTACTGAGAATATTTCAGGGTTATATTCATCGTCAGTGTTTAAGCAAGCCCATATATCTCCAGACATTGCTTTTATGCCTTTATTTATGGCATCATACATGCTTTTGTCTTTACCGACAATTAACTTAATATCAGCTTTGTGAGAGTCCCTGAAAGTGTTAATAATATCAATAGTCTTATCCTTACTCCCTCCATCGACAATGATCTGTTCTACTGAAAAATCACCTTTTTGATCCAGATGAACACTTTTCAGGTTATTCAGGATATATTCTTCAGAATTAAAAGACGGAGTTATTATTGAGATTTTCATTTTTTTCTTCACATCCACTATCAGATAAAGGGTCGTTCCTTCAAAGTTTTCCGGCACTCATTGAAAACACTTTTAGTTCCTTCCCTCAAAGATATTCTATCTTTCCAGCCCAGGCTGTGAAGCTTTATGACATCAAGAAGTTTTCGTGGAGTTCCATCAGGCTTTGATGCATTTTACACAATTTTACCTTTTTATGCTGTGCCAGTTCAGCTAATTACTTTATAATGAATTTTCCCATCCCAGTGTTGATAAACTCCTATATTTCATTAGAGTTATAATTTTCTATCAAATATATATGTGCTTCAGCCATATCATTTGCATACATAACTTTTCTTAATTGGAAACCTGTTTCCTAGAAAACCTGTTTCCTAGAAAATAACTGGAAGACCCCATAATAATAACTTATAATTTAAAATGTTAGGATATTATAGATTCATAAACGTTAAGTGTTTCATTTGTAGTTCTATTCCAACTGAATTTTTTTTCCTGTTCAAATCCCTTTGATATCCAGTGAGATCTTATATTTGGGTTCATTAATGAATCTATTGAACGAATTAAATCATCCTTTGAAAACGGATCGAATAATATTCCTCCTCCTCTAACCACCTCAGGAATTGAACTGGTCTTGCTTGCAATTACCGGGCACCCTAAAGACATAGCTTCAAGGGGGGGAATACCAAACCCTTCATATAAAGAAGGATAAATTAAACAGAATGCATATTTGTACAAAGATGCCAAGAATTCATCAGAACCATCTACTTGAATAACCTTACTCGAAAGCTTGAGTTTATTAAGTATACCCAGTTCTGTTTCATTAAATTTGCCTCCTCCAAAACAAACGAGATGAAAATCATCTGCAAAACGAGTGGCATAAACATCCAGCAGCATTAAGAAGTTTTTATATCCATCTCGCTTTCCTACGTATAAAAAGTAGGGTTTCTTCATAATATCTTCATTGACAATTCTTCCAGGATCAAGAAGCATAGATCTATTAAGAGAACTTCCATGATAGACTACCCAGATATTTTCTTCAGGAAAATCATAAAACTTGAGTAAGTCCTCTTTAGTATTCATAGAAACACAGATTATTGCGTCAGCAGAGTTAATTGATAATTTTTTGTACTTCATTTCAGGATCATTTTTACTATATTGGTCACTATATAACTCATGAATCATATCGTGTACTGTTAATACTACGGGTGATTTTTTGAACCTGCTTAAATCTCCCCTGTAATAAGTTGGATGAAAAATATTTAAATTTGAAAAATCATCATAAACGTGATTAAACCATATTCTGTTCAATGTGTCGAATAAATAACCGCTACCTGGAAAAGGAAACGTTTTATACCCGCGATACCGTCCAAAATTCTCTTTATTCTTCTGAAATTCATACTCATTAATGTGAAAACCTTCAAATAAATTGACATTGATTTCATTCTTCATAGAGAGACAACTTATCATCTCATAGAAATATCTGGAGATTCCTCCATAACGTTGAAGTTGAAATATTGAGTAATCATATAGTACATTCATGTTTTCACTTCATAATTTGATTTTGGAGTAAGTAGGTCATAGTCAAGAATGCTATGTTTACAACTAACAATTCGAAGACATCTCATGAAGACAAAGTTTTAATCTGGATATAGTTAAAGTTCAGTATTTGACAATATATGCATATCCTTCTAATGTCGTGCCAAGCATCAAAAATTGAGTAATTAGGAAATTGAAATCTGTTTTATTTGATATTATTTTTTTTGCATGAATCTAACTTTAATATACAGTCTATGGCCTTTTTTTATGAATGAGCCTATCTCAAAATTCTTAATTGCTGGAAGTTTTCAGAATTTTTTTTCATGATCATGAATTTAGTTGATTACTCGAAATACAAAGTCTAAGAAGCAAATTCTGAGTTTTGGAATGGGTTGATAATAACTGCTCAGTTAGAAAATACCCAAACCAAAAATAGAAAATGGCTCTTCGTTGTTTTGTGTGGCTATCCTCATAATATTCTCATAAAAACCATGTGATCTTGAATTGAAAATCATTTTATCCATAGAGATAGCAAAGAGCCAGAAATTAAGCTTGAATGTGCTTTTATAATCACTCATTAATTTTCTCTTCACAAAACTCTTTTCCTTTCTCAGCGGCTTCATTTCCAGGGCTGAGTTTCAGGGCCCGTATATAACACTTGAAAGCCTCACCGTACTCAGCAAATTCGCAGAGCAAATCCCCTCCGCTAAGAAGAGAGTTGAGGTGTTCGTGGTCGTTTTCAAGAGCGTTCCTGAAGGCATTAAGGGCTTTTTCCTTTTCTCCAAGCTCAAGAAGTGCGTTGCCTTTCCAGTACCATGTCTCAGCATTGTCAGGCTTCATAATAGGTGCTTCATTTCGGGATAAGAAACTGAACCTGGGAACCTTGCAGGCCCAGTCCGAAGCTTTCCCGGGTTCGATTACCAGGGCTTCGTCAAAAGTCTCAAGAGCTTTTTTTAGAAGCCCCATCCTGAAATATACTATGCCCTGGCTAGTCAGGATTTTGGAGGATTTCGGGTCAAATGCAAGCGCTTTTTCGAAAGCTTCAAGGGCTTCTTCGTTCCGGTCCAGAGCTGAGAGCACGAAACCCCGGTTGGACCACTCGGTAGGGTTTTCAGGCTTAAGTTCAAGGGCGGAATCAACAATCTCCAGAGCTTCTTCATATCTTTCAAGCTTGAAAAGAACCATCCCGTAACATGATATGGTCTCCAGGTTTTTATCAAGAAACTCTTTCCCTCGGGCCTCTTTTCCTTTTTCGAAAAGCATATCTGCCATTTCTTTCCAGGCATCAGCTGCTTCTCCATAGGCAGCAAGTGCGTCTTCGAACTTCCCTACCTTAAAGGAAATTCTGCCTTTTTTGCAGTTTTCTTCTGCCGACCTGTTAAGCTCCTTAAGGGTATTTGCCGTTTTTGTCGTTTTTGTCAGTTTATCAATTTTTGCCGTTATTGCCATTTTTACCATTTTTTGCCTCTTTTATGTCTATGTTCACAGCTACTTAAAATAAGTATGAGATTAATAATTTGCATGAAAATACTGCTATCTGCAAGCACTTTCATTGGTTGTGCATGTTATTCAAAGGAGATCATGTGCGTTTTTTAAAAATCATTTTTGGACAGGTTCCTTTAGTTAAGCAGAATTTAGAATACGGTAATTCAGATCAAGAATACGACCCTAATTTGATAGATTCTGCTAAAATACTGTATTTTATTGCAAAAAACACATTGTTTTGACGCATTAACCTGGGGTAAAATGAAATATGTCAGTAATCAATAAACACAAGAACTAAATTTGAATTGTATAAAGAAAACAGAAGCCTGAAGTCCATTTATATATTATAAAATTATATAATTGGTCATCGGTTAAGGAATTTTCTTGTCTGAAAGCTATTTATTTTACATTAGAAGCCGGCCAATATTATAGATTACTCGCAATAGAAAAGCACAGGATGAAGAAAAAGAGAGTACGACTTTTCAGTTTTTCTTTCTGTTTTTTCTTTCCATTTTTTCTTTCCGTTTTTTCTTTCTGTTTTTTCTTTCCGTTTTTCTCTGATTGTGAAATTTGGAAAAGCTTTTCCCTTTCCAGGTATAATTCTCTTTTGATACTTCTGCCCTAAGGTTAAAGGTGAAATAATGGATTATATGCAGCATTCCTGATTTCTCAGTTTTTTTCTCTAAAATGAGCCTGCTAAATTCCATCCTGCTGTATGAGATACCTGGGGTAAAGGTCTTATTTTCAGTTGCGGCAAAGATTTCGAACATTTTCATTTTATATGGAGATTATCAGATTTCAAACAGTTTGAAATTTAGAAAGCTCTTGAGTTGAAAAATGGAACATTAAACAGGCTGGAAAAGTCTATTTATTGGGTATAGAGTTTCATTGAAATATTTATATATTAATAAACTCAAAAAATACCCGTAATTAAGAGAGTAGGGAAATTCATCGCAACACTTATACATGTCTTATGACATTTACTCGCAGGTTCAGATGATGAAAGCAGTACTAGGCTTAGAAGACGGAACAGTTATTAGGGGCACCGGTTTTGGTGCCGAAGGCACAGCTTGCGGCGAACTTGTTTTTACCACTCAATTCACTGGATATGAGGAGGCTCTAACAGATCCTTCTTACAAGGGTCAGATTTTAATGTTTACTTACCCCCTTATCGGAAACTACGGTGTCAGCGGGGAGCGCGTCCAGTCCGATAACATGCATGCGGAAGGGCTTGTTGTAAGGGAGGCCTGCAAAAAGCCCTATCATTATAAATCATCCCGTTCGATCCACAAATTTTTAGAGGATGAAGGAAAGCCGGGGATTGAAGGCGTGGACACCCGGATGCTCACTATCAGAGCAAGGGAGCGTGGGACCATGAGGGCAGCCCTTATCACAGGCAGCGACGACGGGGAAGAGGCTGTTGATGTAGCAAGGAACTCTCCACAGCTCACGGATGAGGAACTTATCTCCCTTGTAACCTGTAAAGAACCATATTTCATTCCCGGAGCAGAAGGTGCCTGGAAAGGAGGCAGCAAACGCAAACATGCGGTTATAGTTGACCTCGGGATAAAACGAAATATCATAAACAACCTTCACAGGCGGGGAATTGACCTCACTCTGGTTCCTGCAACTGCAAAACCCTCGGAAATTGCAGGTTACGAACCTGACCTCCTTTTTATCTCAAACGGGCCAGGAGATCCCGAAAAAGCAACGGATGCGATCAATGCCGTAAAGGCTTTTGCAGGTACGATTCCGGTTTGCGGGATCTGTTTCGGGCACCAGATTATCTCCCTTGCTATGGGAGCAAAAACCTACAAGTTGAAATTCGGGCACAGGGGAGGAAATCAGCCAGTAAAGGACCTGATTGAAAACAAGATTTTCATAACTTCCCAGAACCATGGGTATGCAGTTGATGCGTACTCTCTTGACGGCACAGGGCTCTATGTAAAATACCTGAATGCAAATGACAAAACCGTAGAAGGGGTTTCCCACAAAGACCTGGATATTTTCAGTGTACAGTTCCATCCCGAAGCCCAGGCAGGGCCTATGGATACCGAGGAAACGTTCTTCGGCAAGGTTGTAAATGTCCTCGGAGGTGAGATTTAATGCCTAAACGTGAGGACATAAAGAAGGTTTTGCTTATAGGCTCAGGGCCAATCACTATAGGACAGGCTGCGGAATTCGACTTCTCAGGCAGCCAGGCCTGCAGGTCCTTAAAAGAGGAAGGGATAAAGGTTGTCCTTGTAAACTCAAACCCTGCAACCATAATGACCGATCCTGAAATGGCTGATTCGGTCTATATCGAGCCCCTTGATGCCAAGATAGTAGAAAGGATTATTGAAAAAGAGCGCCCAGACGGGATTATTGCAGGCATTGGAGGACAGACCGGCCTTAATATTACCAGTGAACTTGCAGAAAAGGGCGTATTTGAAAAATATAATGTCGAGATCCTGGGGACCCCTGTTGAAGCCATTAAAAACACTGAAGACAGGGAACTCTTCAAAGAGACCATGCTCAGGATCGGAGAAAAGGTTCCTTTAAGCCGGGCAGTTAATTCTTTAAAAGAAGCCGAAGACGTTGTCGAGGAACTCGGACTTCCCCTAATTGTCCGTCCGGCTTACACCCTCGGTGGTGCAGGAGGCGGAATTGCCCGCACAAAAGAAGAGCTGCTTGAAATCACGGAACGCGGGCTCAGGCGCAGCCGCATCAACCAGGTGCTCATTGAAGAAAGCGTGCTTGGCTGGGCAGAGGTCGAATATGAAGTCATGAGAGATGCAAACGATACCTGCATCGTGATCTGTAACATGGAAAATATTGACCCCATGGGCGTGCATACAGGAGAATCGGCAGTTGTTGCCCCTTCCCAGACTTTAAGTGATGCTGAGCACCAGATGCTCAGGAGTGCCTCAATCAAGATTATCCGAGCTCTCAAAATCGAAGGTGGGTGCAATATCCAGTACGCCTTAAAAGAAGGCGATTACCGCGTTGTCGAGGTAAATCCGAGGGTTTCAAGGTCATCAGCTCTTGCATCCAAAGCTACAGGTTACCCGATTGCCCGCGTAACTGCAAAAATCGCAATCGGAATGGCGCTTGATGAGATCATAAACAATGTTACTAAGAGCACCCCTGCCTCTTTTGAGCCTGCTCTGGACTATGTAATTACCAAAATTCCCAGGTGGCCTTTTGACAAGTTCACAACCGCAGACAAAACCCTGACTACAGCCATGAAAAGTACGGGAGAAGTCATGGCAATTGGCAGGACTATTGAAGAGTCTCTGCTAAAGGCTTTTAAGTCCCTGGATATCGACAACCAGTTAGGAAATAAGCACTGGGACGAGCCTGAAACTAAAACTCTCCTCAAAACCCCTACAAGTGAACGCCTTTTTGTTATCTTTGATGCACTTGAGAGGGGCATGTCGGTAAAGGAAATTGCCGAGCTTTCGAGCATCAACCCCTTCTTTATCTCAAAGATAAAAAGGATCGTGGATATGGAAAAGCGCATAAGGGCAGAAGAACTCACTCCTGACCTCCTGCGTGAAGCAAAAAGGATGGGTTTCCCGGACACCCGCCTTGCCGAGCTGACTGACAGGACCAGGCAGGAAATAAGTGACCTAAGACATGAAGCCGGAATCCTGGCTACCTTCAAGATGGTAGATACCTGTGCAGCCGAGTTTGAGGCAGCAACTCCTTATTACTATTCTACTTACGAAGACGACTGCGAGACAAATGCCACAGATAAGAAGAAGATTCTTATCCTTGGTGCAGGCCCGATAAGGATTGGACAGGGAATCGAGTTCGATTACTGTACTGTGCACGCAGTTACTGCTCTTCGGGAAGAAGGCATAGAGACCCACATTATTAATAACAACCCCGAAACCGTATCTACCGACTTCGATACCTCAGATAAGCTCTTTTTTGAACCTCTGACCCTTGAGTATGTGATGAACGTAATCGAGCGTGAGAGACCTGATGGAGTCCTTGTGCAGTTTGGAGGGCAGACTTCGGTAAACCTTGCAATTCCCCTTAAGCAGGAATTGAAGCGCAGGACCGACCTTAATACCGTGATCCTGGGGACGGACCCTGATGACATGGACCTTGCCGAAGACAGGGAAAAGTTCTATATCCTTATGCAGGAGCTTGGCGTTCCACAGCCTGAAGGCGGATATGCAACTTCCCATAAGGAAGCAATTGAGGTTGCGAAGCGGATCGGCTTCCCTGTACTTGTGCGTCCTTCTTACGTGCTCGGCGGGCGGGCAATGGAAATCGTATACGATGAAATCGACCTTGAACGCTATATGAAAGAGGCAGTCAGGGTCTCTCATGAACACCCAATACTGATTGATGATTTCCTTGAGGCAGCCTCTGAAATTGATGTGGATGCAGTCTGCGACCAGAAAGATGTGCTTATTGGCGCAATAATGGAACACATTGAGGAAGCCGGTGTTCACTCCGGAGACTCGGCCTGTGTAATTCCACCCCAGAGTCTTTCGCCTGAGGTTCTTGACCAGGTAAGGGACTATACCCGCAAGATAGCTCTTGCCCTAAAGGTCAAAGGGCTGATTAACATACAGATGGCAGAGAAAGGCGGGAAGGTCTATGTGCTTGAAGCAAACCCGCGTTCAAGCAGGACAATTCCTTTTGTTTCAAAAGCCGTTGGAATCCCGCTTGCAAAGATTGCAGCCAAGGTAATTGCAGGACACAGCTTAAAGAGCCTTGGATACACGGACGAGCCAAAACCCAACCATGTCTCAATTAAAGAAGTCCTCCTGCCTTTCGATAAGTTACCAGGTGCAGACCCTGTACT
Coding sequences within:
- the carB gene encoding carbamoyl-phosphate synthase large subunit; translated protein: MPKREDIKKVLLIGSGPITIGQAAEFDFSGSQACRSLKEEGIKVVLVNSNPATIMTDPEMADSVYIEPLDAKIVERIIEKERPDGIIAGIGGQTGLNITSELAEKGVFEKYNVEILGTPVEAIKNTEDRELFKETMLRIGEKVPLSRAVNSLKEAEDVVEELGLPLIVRPAYTLGGAGGGIARTKEELLEITERGLRRSRINQVLIEESVLGWAEVEYEVMRDANDTCIVICNMENIDPMGVHTGESAVVAPSQTLSDAEHQMLRSASIKIIRALKIEGGCNIQYALKEGDYRVVEVNPRVSRSSALASKATGYPIARVTAKIAIGMALDEIINNVTKSTPASFEPALDYVITKIPRWPFDKFTTADKTLTTAMKSTGEVMAIGRTIEESLLKAFKSLDIDNQLGNKHWDEPETKTLLKTPTSERLFVIFDALERGMSVKEIAELSSINPFFISKIKRIVDMEKRIRAEELTPDLLREAKRMGFPDTRLAELTDRTRQEISDLRHEAGILATFKMVDTCAAEFEAATPYYYSTYEDDCETNATDKKKILILGAGPIRIGQGIEFDYCTVHAVTALREEGIETHIINNNPETVSTDFDTSDKLFFEPLTLEYVMNVIERERPDGVLVQFGGQTSVNLAIPLKQELKRRTDLNTVILGTDPDDMDLAEDREKFYILMQELGVPQPEGGYATSHKEAIEVAKRIGFPVLVRPSYVLGGRAMEIVYDEIDLERYMKEAVRVSHEHPILIDDFLEAASEIDVDAVCDQKDVLIGAIMEHIEEAGVHSGDSACVIPPQSLSPEVLDQVRDYTRKIALALKVKGLINIQMAEKGGKVYVLEANPRSSRTIPFVSKAVGIPLAKIAAKVIAGHSLKSLGYTDEPKPNHVSIKEVLLPFDKLPGADPVLGPEMKSTGEVMGIDYDFGRAYYKAELAADNVLPLTGKVFLSIRNADKTELVDVAKKLQAAGLELMGTQGTVNYLAQHGVFMDVVKKVHDGSPNVIDMMRRDEVDLIINTPTSKQSRRDGSRIRRAAVDFKVPYITTMQAAIAAADAIETMKKGEELTIKSINEYHKEMEQ
- a CDS encoding glycosyltransferase family 4 protein, translated to MNVLYDYSIFQLQRYGGISRYFYEMISCLSMKNEINVNLFEGFHINEYEFQKNKENFGRYRGYKTFPFPGSGYLFDTLNRIWFNHVYDDFSNLNIFHPTYYRGDLSRFKKSPVVLTVHDMIHELYSDQYSKNDPEMKYKKLSINSADAIICVSMNTKEDLLKFYDFPEENIWVVYHGSSLNRSMLLDPGRIVNEDIMKKPYFLYVGKRDGYKNFLMLLDVYATRFADDFHLVCFGGGKFNETELGILNKLKLSSKVIQVDGSDEFLASLYKYAFCLIYPSLYEGFGIPPLEAMSLGCPVIASKTSSIPEVVRGGGILFDPFSKDDLIRSIDSLMNPNIRSHWISKGFEQEKKFSWNRTTNETLNVYESIIS
- the carA gene encoding glutamine-hydrolyzing carbamoyl-phosphate synthase small subunit; translated protein: MKAVLGLEDGTVIRGTGFGAEGTACGELVFTTQFTGYEEALTDPSYKGQILMFTYPLIGNYGVSGERVQSDNMHAEGLVVREACKKPYHYKSSRSIHKFLEDEGKPGIEGVDTRMLTIRARERGTMRAALITGSDDGEEAVDVARNSPQLTDEELISLVTCKEPYFIPGAEGAWKGGSKRKHAVIVDLGIKRNIINNLHRRGIDLTLVPATAKPSEIAGYEPDLLFISNGPGDPEKATDAINAVKAFAGTIPVCGICFGHQIISLAMGAKTYKLKFGHRGGNQPVKDLIENKIFITSQNHGYAVDAYSLDGTGLYVKYLNANDKTVEGVSHKDLDIFSVQFHPEAQAGPMDTEETFFGKVVNVLGGEI
- a CDS encoding tetratricopeptide repeat protein — its product is MVKMAITAKIDKLTKTTKTANTLKELNRSAEENCKKGRISFKVGKFEDALAAYGEAADAWKEMADMLFEKGKEARGKEFLDKNLETISCYGMVLFKLERYEEALEIVDSALELKPENPTEWSNRGFVLSALDRNEEALEAFEKALAFDPKSSKILTSQGIVYFRMGLLKKALETFDEALVIEPGKASDWACKVPRFSFLSRNEAPIMKPDNAETWYWKGNALLELGEKEKALNAFRNALENDHEHLNSLLSGGDLLCEFAEYGEAFKCYIRALKLSPGNEAAEKGKEFCEEKINE